In Camelina sativa cultivar DH55 chromosome 13, Cs, whole genome shotgun sequence, the genomic window ctgagagaactccagagttaaacTTGCTTAAGCTGGAGTAGTCacaagatgggtgaccttccgggaagtgaccgtcggaactgtgcgagtgaggacaaaacatagggaaagatcatgtggtgatttgtagggacgataaaaagtctttaaaacctcccggacgtagcaaaccgaccgtcggatatggatgggctcacgggcctagtgacaGGACGTGAGGTCCATTAAATAAGGTGGGCCTATGGACagagagtggacatggggcccactgagaggtggcggtcggggcgttacagaGAACGGTCACAAAAACGCAGACTCATGTGGCGTGTGGAGTTTTTTCTCGTTGTCAACTTGAGAATCCATATGAGAagtcatcatcgtcgtcgtttCTTGTGAAGTTTCTTGTGAAGTTCTctccagaaaatttaaagaacaATCATCATAGTGACATAAAAACAATTTCATGTGGCTACGCATCTGGTTTGATCAATTTCCATGGTAATCAATGCAAGACTAGACCTCCACTGATATGTAACACCAACACAGGACGGTATGTGAATACCTAAATGGTAAAGTTACATAAAGGCGTACAGCTTTTTTAGGTTTGACCCGATTGACAAGCAATACAAGGTATTGTTCATGGCTTCTCCTTCTGGTCGTGGTCTTCATAGAATTCTTACTTTTGGAGCTGAAGATatgaggaagagaaaaaaaaaaaaaattccttagGACGCCATGATATTAGGAGTGATGGGGTTTTATATTACTTAGTTGGGAGAGATAATCTATTGTTCAGCTATATGATAGTTTTCTTTCATGTTAGGtatgaaaattttacttttattgtcGTATAAAGGTTTTGTCAATTGATAAACTACAATGgcaaattttgatttattgagAGGATGATGTCGGCGATTATTTGGAGAATAATCTCTTCATTGGTGCCACTAATGAGATGCGTGTGTGGGTTATAGAGGATGTTGAGAAACATGAATGGTCGTATTATGCCTACACTTGGAGTTGGAGCAATGATAAATTCTTAGGTCATCGTGTTTCCATTGCTGGAGTGACCACTTCGGGTGAAATGGTGTTTTCGATGAGAAAGTATAGACCTAGGCAACCATGTTTTCTATTTCAGCCCTAAAAGGAACACTCCTCAACGTGTTGAAATCCAAGGTTTTTGTGAAGTGTTTATGAAACCTTGTAGCATTCTCACTTTCGTAAACCACGTAGAGGATCTAAGTCTTAACGATTTAAAACTACTAAATTCATTCCATGATCCATTTGAAGATACATAATATGTGgaagattcagattcagattcaaaaTCAGACTGAGAAGGGACAAGGGAGAAGAAGGTAGAGATGATCATTGGAGTTAAAGTTAGTTGAAAGGAATGAGCATGTCATTTTGTGCTTTTATCTGtgcgtttttgttttctttttctttttgtcaacctTATCTATGTGTTTATGCTCTTTTGATAAATACTGTTTTATGTTAATAAATTAAGTCTGATCATGTCGGATCATAAGATAGCTCCTACATGAGTTGCACCGTTGAAGCTCAAGTTATTACACGATATAACATTATGAAGGACTGagtgcatttaggaagagtttgatatgatttcaacgATAAAAAGTCtatatcaagtatttcaggtttcaagaaAGTTTTACAGGTTTCATGGTAAACTGGACCAAAAAACTAGGAAAACAAATTTCAGGACAGACTCAGAGCTTCAAAATACGGGACACTTTCGAGTTTTGAAGAACTTCCCAAACTCATATTTTGACAAGCTTTGTGTCTATGCAAAGCTAGAAGAGTCATATTTATCCTCAAAGAggaatcaaattatttgtttatccCATTGGATCCGGATTTACTAAGACTCTCATAGACTCGCGAGAGGACAAACATTTAGCCGATGGGCTTTAGCTGAAGGCCCGACCAGCAACCTTCACCGCGGCCTGGTCCAAGCCTTGACAATGGTCTAGAAAACTCCATTGCCGCCCCCTTGTCCTGCacctaagaagaaaagacaaCTTTGCTCTTACAAACCttaatccaaaacaaaatcctataaatactcttcaaGACCTAGGGTTTTAAGTGTGATTTCATTGTGCCTTTGAAACCTGTCTCTTAGTGCTTCATCAATAGCTTTTGGAGCAGACCTAGCCACGACCAGAGAAGCAGACGCAACCTCTCGTCTCTCTTGAAGCCTTTGAAGATCCATCATCAATCTCTACTCTTTCTAATATCTTTATTACTTTCATCGCTTTTTGAGAGATAAGTTACTTTTGACATCGAGAGAATTTTTCTTTGAACGCCTTTAGTTTATTGAATCGTTTTTGATGCTATACTTAATAATATTAATGTAGTTTCTTTGAATCATGAGCAAGAAGTTTACTTGTTGGATTTTATAGGttgattcaaggggaattcatgttcacttcaattaggttgttagatcatTATTTCTGGTTAcatattagagttcttttgggacatatTTACCTTAATGCATGTGTTTGGAATGATCACCAAGcactgatctagagaacgggagcgctaaCCGCGTTATCCTAGTTCTCTGAACTAATTTTATACCAAAACTTCAGGTCGTAACTTGCGTAAGGTGAGTTGCGGAGTTTGATGAACGTATTGAACTCGTTTTACTTCCTGGTTGACATGCATCATTGCCTGCAAAGATTGAGTAACATAGTATGGAGACTTTAGACTTTTTTCATGTGATCTATAGGTTTTTAGTTCATTCATGTTTcatagttgagaacctagaccgaatTGATTAGTTACTTACATTAGATCTTAACACTTGatttgcttagaaccatgaaaatcTGGATTGATTCCCAAATGTCCAACActttagtcttatagttttaaccgcttttatttgtcttttctttctttgtattacattttaggaaaaccaaaaccccaactCTTCTTTTCATCTTGGCCatagttttttctcttttaattcaatttgtatCAACTATTATTTTTAGTAGGATCGATCTTACAATACTACATTGATTAACTGTGTACTTTCAGTCGACGTATGGTCTTTtcaattaaaagattttaaagtgaAGTTTCAGATACATCAGCATGGGAAGGCTATCAAGATATGTGAGAGAAATAATTCGTAACATATTTACGGTAAGTATTGGTCGCCACTCAAGTTACAACCAGGTTATTCATCTGTTATCCTGCTTTGCTTTGTTTGCATTGTGCATACGATGATCCCATTCGCTCTTTTTCCGAGTAATCTCTGACACAAGCTCGAGCTAACTCGGCTGGTACGATCCGGTTTCGTCGCCAAACTTCTCGAACCAAGGAAGGAGTGGTTAAGGGGCAAGCTGCTCAAGCATCCAAACCACGAACAAACACGTAACTTGGGGAAGACGAGGTGCACCACACGAGCTACGAGATTCTCGTGATAAAACACAAAGGTTCTCTAGCTATGGAGTATCGGGTCTCGACAAAGCTGAGAACGAAGTGGCTGCGCAAACTAGGGCAAgcttaaaaaaaagttcttacttttatttcatcgtaaaaaataatgatacacACGGTGGCCTTTATAGGCAattacaagaaagaagaaaagaaaaaaaaaatacaaaaaaaaaaatacaaaaattaaaataaaaaaatactctaGACTCTAGAGTTTATTGTGCAACAGTCTTAATTGAAATAACTAAATATGGCTAATTTAATCCTGCAAAATCAAAGCAATAAACtcattaaagtaaaaaatggaaataattcaaaaacttaCCTTCACATATCGGTAATAAAGGAAAGTCTTGAGCTTGTTCACCAAGCCTTGGTTCTAGACGTTCTCCTAGTCTTCATGCATCCTCTATGTTGATCACAAGGAAGTTGTGGGCTTGGGCCTGCGAGCCCACCAGTGGCCAAAAGTCACTCCGAACTGAATCCAGGTCACGACTCACGGTCGAAGGTGGTGCAACGTCTTCTTCATGTTGGTCTTGAATTGTAGAGAAAATAGCTCGACCCAATGGCTCATGTGGAGGTGGTGATGAGCTGACTTGTCCCATAAGTTTTTCCACGTACTTGTTAAACTTGTGTTGAAGCACTTTAGCTCGTTGTCTTGTTATGGCTCCATCAAAGACTTGTGGTGCTTCCGGTTTAGATTCTTTGTTCGGTTTTGTTGGACCATCGGGTTCAGTTGGGATGTCctcatcaatctctctctctcaccctctctctctcgtttatCTTTTAATGCGACTTGTGTTTGTAGAAGATTTAAGACTGATTAATTAGCGGATACAACagagattaaataaaaaaaactactaaaataattttaaaaaatattaaaatatgaacaactacattttgtgaaaaatataagaaaactaaatatgattcaaaatgaaaaaatataaattaaatactaaataatcataaactagttattctaaaatttaaacaaattaattttaaattagacACAAATATAGTTTAGTTAgaacataaaatatatcataattcaTTAATCTTAAcagtatgcttttttttttttggggcagaTCCTTACTATGGGACCGGAACTAGACTTGGAAGATACATATAACCAGATTTATATGTCCACATCTCTTCCCCCCTATGTCtttctatctcttttttttggaatcCATCTTTTCCAATAATGTATAAGTTGAGGCAAACGCAGTTGCTTCCACTGGTTACTAATCTTTCAGAACATGTAACGTTAATCCTACTAATTTGGTCAATAAAAAACACCGAATGAGGAGGATCTTCCCCGAGATCAAATGCTGGCAGATCAGGTCTCCACACAACAAAAAGTTTGGTCCAAGAAACAACCATATCTTTGACACTGTTTGTGACCCATACCTCAATCTCCCCTAGTTGATCATGTTCTTCGTATATGCGTTGGCGAAGCAAAGAAAGCTTATCTCCTCTATAAGCTGATAAGGCTACATTATCATATGGACCTTCCACGAAAGGAATTAGGCTCAGACGTTTGAATCTCTCCGtggaaaaatcgaaactttggaTAAATGATGGGCCATGATATTCTCCAGCAATCCAATACATATTTCCTTTTAAGGATACACTAGCACACGGTGAGGTTACAGTCCAATCCAAAGGAATGTCAAGAGTTTTCCAAGAATTTGACTTGAGGTCGTAGATCTCAACCGGTGGGTCATACTTAGCCGTGGGGCACCGGTTGTCTCCGAAAATATCTTCATTGTAaaatctcaagattttgtagttaTCACGAGATGCACCATCATATCCAATGCCGTAATAATCATTAAAGGCATAAGAATTCCTAGGTTTGGTGACCCATCTAACTCGGTTAAAGCAAGGGTTCCAAACAGCGAGTCTTTTGGGACCACGAAAGATGCATAGCAACAACCCATCACATTGAACAATATTAGACAGCTTACCGCTTCCTTGAAACTCATTTGGGAGTGGTAAATATGAATGATCATCGTTGGACAGGTTAAAGATCTGAACCTTATCAGTGATTCGTATAATACGTTCTTTGACCTGTTCTAGATGATCGTAGATGAATCTCTTATCTTTGAAGAGAGCATTCCATCTTGTGCACGTCAAGTTGAATCGTTTTAGATCTTCAGCTGGAACACTACCAAATATTAATTCCCATATTTCGGGAGGTATAAATGAACCTTCTGATGAAGCCATGCATATAcgagatttcaaaaaattattgctACCAGAGGTATGAGTTATGTTCTGTCCGTATGGATGTTTATATAGCATGTTGGATATGTCACGTGGATGTAATAAAAGTTTAGGACCACACTTTCTTAttaaaccaatcaaaaattaaaaagtaagattttatatctatgtatccaaattatttttttaataactatatttggaagattttgttacgattttaaattatgattctcctatcatcttccTTTAATTTCATTAACAAATTGTTTGActtatcatatatacatatgataaataaatatgtagattttttctatatttgttgtgatttgaattttttaaaatgaagatatattattcaatctataaagaaaataatgtttaCTTTAATGTTCCACATCGGCAGTGAAACCACCCGACccgttatttttttaaataataataacataattaaatatcccataatatttaattataacacAAACtgtaaaccaaaataaaccaatCCCAGATAATCACCTAAACcaacaaataccaaaacaacaacatgcaCAACGGAAACATAAATCATAACCAACAACCTAACACATGcttatccaaggttccaacatgaaaaatataaccaacaacacacacatgagaccctagatcatcctcttcctcattgccatgattcaACACTACACAtgcattacctgcaccacaaacacaataagatgcgtgagtattaccataaatacccagtgagacgatcctcccatctacgagctatacacacaaacaaatcaagagtacaaccacaaacaaaatataacaagcCAACCATTAATCAGAACTctcaataacacattcaccacacctacacatcatcacacaaaacaagtcatacaacccaatcgcttagataagctcatggtcccgcactcaccttaacaagctgattctaacaacaaacataaccaggAGAACTCTCCTCGTGTCTAAAACAGTGCAGAAACGTCCTACAACAagtaacacaaccaaaaacaaccttgaagcaaactggacagaaacatcagaaaataACAGTCTCaaagaagaaaccctaaacTAAAAACCAACCATTAACAATCAAATCCCCCCGGTGAAAAGCTAGGTCTAGACGTCCATAAGCTTCCCACTAAATTTCAGCGCGATCCGATCTCAGATGACACtgcaatcgatcccgaaacaccctGTGGTCTCAATCCGCAactgagaagaaacgccccacgaaactgccgaTATCTCCTTTCGAAAAGATTTGAGCAGTcgaatcctccttctcccaaaccctaacgattctgctcatTCCCCTTCTTTCTAAGATAAAGCTCTGTTgatctttttctccttctctttcacACCAAATCGAccaaggctctctctctctttctttctaagTGTCGACAATCCTCAAAAAGAGAAGGAGGCGTCCAAAGCTTATAAATACCCCTTTAGGGTTTCTCAAAACCGACTCTAAACCGGGAAAACTTAAATCAAACCGGCCAATTTCTAAAATTAGGAAAACAGGATGTTACAGGcggattggtaaaactaaatttatgtgttgataaattaataaattttatttgctcataattagaatataaaatttaatacctttaaaatatttcacaaaataagatgcaaatacaacaagcAATAAATTATGGtaatacacataaaaaaaatactaaaatattctaaaataattagtatttttataaaatatatttagattaaccaaacaattacaatattaaaaataaatactgtctcaaacaaaataattttttaaaacaaaatataacaataatttttaatattatcttataatttttgagaaattattGATCTGTGTTTTATAGCACGAGATATCTGCTTTAGTAATCTTATTAACATGTACGAAATAGATGTGGACAAATAATAGAATATATGAtcttaatttcataaaataataagaaattagAGGTTTCTGCGTTTGACCTCATCAtgacaaattttattattctctATCATCGTAA contains:
- the LOC104738173 gene encoding F-box/WD-40 repeat-containing protein 1-like gives rise to the protein MASSEGSFIPPEIWELIFGSVPAEDLKRFNLTCTRWNALFKDKRFIYDHLEQVKERIIRITDKVQIFNLSNDDHSYLPLPNEFQGSGKLSNIVQCDGLLLCIFRGPKRLAVWNPCFNRVRWVTKPRNSYAFNDYYGIGYDGASRDNYKILRFYNEDIFGDNRCPTAKYDPPVEIYDLKSNSWKTLDIPLDWTVTSPCASVSLKGNMYWIAGEYHGPSFIQSFDFSTERFKRLSLIPFVEGPYDNVALSAYRGDKLSLLRQRIYEEHDQLGEIEVWVTNSVKDMVVSWTKLFVVWRPDLPAFDLGEDPPHSVFFIDQISRINVTCSERLVTSGSNCVCLNLYIIGKDGFQKKEIERHRGEEMWTYKSGYMYLPSLVPVP